The Fervidicoccus fontis Kam940 DNA window ATCCGGATGCGAACTTAATGAAAGCAAACATATATAGAGCTAGACTAGATCCGAAGAGGGGAATCGTATATGAGCGTGTTGAATGAACTTCCTACTATTGCATATTTGGTTTCATTCATCTCACTTGGCTTAATTTCAATAGTCCTTTCGCTGCTCATTATCAAGACTAAGACTTTAGTCTACAATGCCTTCATATTGGCGGGAATAGCGCTCTCCGTTTCAGCTCTTATTGCTATGCTCGGATTTCAGGTCATCGCAGCAATTCAGATAATTGTTTACGTGGGAGCGGCAGTTCTCTTCTTCATCATTTCTCTTTCCATGATTGGAGAAAGCAAAGCAGAGAGCGTAGATCCAGCCATTCCAGCAGTCATCGGCATTGTTTCATTCGTCGTCTTTTACCTTGTAATATATACTGTTTCAAGCTCTATGCCGGCTCAGCCTTCGCCGACAATATTAAATGGAAGCGATTTATCTTCATATCTTCTTAACGAATTTGCGTTTCCGCTCATAATCGCTTCATGCGGAATAATCATCGCTTCAGCATTCTCAATTTATTTATCAAAAAGTATCAAGAGAGGTGGAAGGAAACAATGATCGATATAATTATGGATGTATATAAGTTGGTGATTGCCGCCCTACTGGCGACAGGGCTCACAGTCATTCTCTCTTCTAAATCCCTAGTGAGGATGCTCATCGGAGCGGAGGTCATGTTTAACGGCGCCCTACTTTATTTAACCTACATTGCTTCGCTCGTCCCCGTTCAGGGCGCGGTGTATTCGTTCTTCGCGATCATTATAGCATCAAGCGAGCTTTTAATCGCTGTATCGATCGTCATTCTATACTACAGAACCCACAAAACTTTAGAAATAAATGTTGAGCAGAGCGAGGAGGAGGGGAGGTAGAAGAAATGATTCAGAACTTGCATTTGATTCTTTTATCTGTAGTCTTGCCTATAGTTTTGCTCGCATTAATGGTAAAGCTCACAAAGAGCGAAAAAGGAGTCTACTCTAGCACTATTTCAATGTACGTGCTAGCGACAATTCTCTCACTCGTACCTGTAGCTTTAAATGGGTTCACGAGCACTTATTATGATGGCTCATTTCTGAGCGCTAACTATATTGGGGTATTTGACTTTCAGGTAAATATTATCACTTATCCGATTGCAATTACCGTTCTTGTGCTTTCGATGTTAACTGCCTATTATTCCTACCCATACATGACAGGCAGGCTCAGAGCTGAAGGGAGAGAGACGAAGACAGAGCTGTCTATATTCTACTTCCTACTCTTCATGTTCACTTTGTCAATATATGCATCTATACTCTCAACAAACCTCTTGGAATTTTACCTATTTTTAGAGATCTCCTTGATCACAAGCTTTATACTCGTTAACAATTACGGATATAACGACAAAAGAAAGGTCTCACTAATTTACCTCGTGTGGACTCACGTTGGGGCAGTTCTCTTCCTAGTTGGCTCGTTAATTTTGGGGATTTATGCGGCGACGTTTGATGTATATTCGGGATATGCAAGCCTCAAAAATATTGCACAATATATTCCATCATCTGTACTGGCATGGTCCTTCTACTTAATAATGATAGGTCTTTTGGTTAAGTCTGCTTCCTTCGGCTTCCACCTTTGGCTTCCGTATGCATATGCAGAGGCACCTACTCCAGTAAGCATGGCGATGTCTGCTTTATTTACAGGCATCGCGCCTTATGCGATATTCAGGTTCGTCATTCCTGTGTTCCCAAGCATGTTTGCTAGCTTCAGCAAGTATCTCGCGTTATGGGCTGCTGTATCCATGATTTACGGAGGTCTGAATGCTCTTTACGAGAGCGATTTTAGGAGATTTCTCTCATACAGCAGCATATCGCAGATGGGATACCTCCTTTTGGCAGTTTCGACAAATAGCATATATGGCTACGTGGGACTGCTGCTTCACTACATATCTCACGCGTTTGGAAAGGAGCTCTTGTTCGGAAGCTCTGGTTCCATGATGCTGAGCCTCGATGGTGCAAGAGATATGAGGAAGATGGGAGGATTTTCGAAGGTGATGCCGATTACTGCAAATATGGCGCTTATAGGCTTTTTCAGCATAAGCGGAATGCCCCCTACTATTGGATTTTGGAGCGAGCTCTTTATACTGAGGGGCGCTGTCGACGCATTTTGGGAGATGGGAGAATTTGGCGCAACAGTACTCGCATTGATATTCATAGGCTTTTCCCTCACAATAGCTTATTCTTTCTACAATTACAAAAGGGTCTTCCACGGTCCATATTTGAATGAAAAGAGGGATGTAAGAGAGAACATGACCATAGTTCTTTCTCTAATAATTGTGTCATTGCTAGCAATTCTCATGTTCATAATTGCTCCGGCATATTCCAATGCATTAATAACTTTCATAGGAGGGGTGAGCGCACAATGATTCTGAGCCAGTTGTACTTCCTCGCGGTTCTTCAAATCTTCATTTTTGCATCAGTAATAGCTATGCTTTCATATAGTAAAAGATTTGAAAAGGTAAATTCATCTCTCAGCATTATTTCACTAACTATATCATTTTTAGCATCTCTTGCATTGCTTGTTGATATATTGGCGAATAGGGAAAGCAAAGTGGTTTCTTTGGCCAGCTATCCATTCATTGGTTTTTCGCTTTCATTCATATATGATCCGCTTTCAGTAATAATGATGGCTCTAGTATCATTCCTCTCTCTGCTCATAGCTATATACAGCACAAATTACATGAAGGGGGATGAGGGCTACAACAGGTACTTCGTGTACTTTACCTTCTTTGTTGGGAGCATGATGACGGTGGTATCTGCGAATAACCTCATCCTTCTATTCTTCGGATGGGAAGGCACGGGGCTGGCAAGCTACGCTTTGATCGGTCATTGGAGGAACGATGAAGAAGAGAGAATGGTGGGGGAGCCAAACAGATATGTTAAAAACACCCCCATGTTCTCTTATCCGAGCATGAGCGCACTGAGGGCTATACTCTTTACAAGAGTTCCCGACATTCTGATGCTTATTGCCATATTCATTTTGTATTTGTATGGAGGTAGCTTTGAAATCAACGTCCTCATGAACAAGGCACCACACATATTATCATCTCTCTACACAAGCGGGATCCTCGGTCTTACTATGTTCATGCTCAGCATGGGGTCATTAGCTAAGAGCGCCCAATTCCCGCTTCACGAGTGGCTCGTAACAGCAATGACAGGCCCCACGCCAGTGAGCGCTCTAATACACGCAGCTACAATGGTCAAGGCGGGAGTCTACTTTATGCTGAGGATATCACCACTCTTCATCTATGGTTCTTCAGAGCTCATCTCGCTCGGTGCCCCCAATTCAGCGGGAGTCCTCTCTGCAGTACACGCTTTTTACTATGCAATCTTCTTAATAGGTGCTGTTACGGCTTTCGCTTTAGGTAGCATGGCTCTCGTCGCAAGGGAAGCAAAGCTGATTCTAGCTTACTCAACTGCCAGCCAATTGGGATACATGTTTGCAGGAATTGGCGCAGCAGCTTTTTCCTCTGAGCCTTCAATAATTCTGACCTTTGTGCTAGCTCACCTAATCGCGCATGCAGTATTTAAGGCAGGACTGTTCTTAGGAGCTGGGACATTTATACATGAGGGAGGAAGCAGATTCATCGACGAATGGCCTAACCTATATAGGCTAAAAGGGTCGATGTCGATGATGTGGCTATTGGTGCTTTCTCTTGCGGGCATACCCCCATTCTTGGGATTCTGGACGAAAGACGCTTTAGTTGAGGGATATCTATCCACGGGACTTTACATTCCAGTTATACTACTCATGACAACAATACTTTTTACAGCATTCTACAGCACAAGGTTCCTTCTATACAACTATAAATTTAATAAGGGAAGCAGGGAAGTGGAGGAGCCGCCAGCATATGTTCTCTCTACATATTCGATACTAGCGCTTCTGTCAATACTTCTGGGAATTGCCTGGCCATTTATCGTTAGAGGCTTCTCCACCTTTGTTACAGCTTCATTTTCAGCGATAAGCTCCTCTTATTCTATTGAGATTGGGCTTCCAATGTATGTATCGCTGACGATAGTAGTTATTGCTCTTCTGCTGTCGCTCTCCGCATATTTATTCAATGCCATAAATTCGAAGAAGGTTGTTGAGAAAATAGGCCCAATAGAAGGCTTCCTCAGCGACAGGTGGTATATTAATGTAATTTACCACAATTTCGGTCTTCTTGTCGCTATTATCGGAAAGGCTATATACAGATTCTTTGAGAAGCCATACGACAAGCTGATGGACGTTCTAGTACCTGCAGCAGGCGGAAAAATAAGCGTTGCCTTCAGGAAGCTCCATACGGGAGGGCTGTATCTCTATATTTTTTATTTCATATTAGGAGCTTTAATATTATTATTAATAAGCATACTGTGGTGATATGAAATGCTGTCCAGTGAAAGTTTATTTTTAATAACAATTGCTATAGGCTTTATAGGAGCTTTATCTCCATTAATTTTGAGCTACTCCTATAAGGAAAAAAGCTATTTCGGTGTTTTAACCGCTCTTTCGTCCGCATATTTGTTCGTTCAAATAATTCTGCTCTCCATGCTTGTATTCAAAGTAATAAATGTCGGCTATTCCCTGATTCTTGGAGGAAAGATTTTGCTTGACGGATTTGCAGCCATACCTTCGGTATTTATAGCGTTTATTGCCCTGGTTGTGCTCCTCGCGTACGCTTCAATGGCAGATGACTTGGAAAGGTATTCTATATTCACATCTGTGCTCTTCCTCGGCGAACTGGGATCAATTCTCATATCAGAATCATCGAGCATAAGCATGTTCCTTTCCTCATGGATACTCATCGTCATATCATCATACATTGCTATAGCGAGCGAAAAAAGCAAGCTGAGCTCTGATGCTGCTCTCAAGTACTCTCTCATGGGTGTAGTCTCCACCGCATTTATAGTTTTATGGCTGGGCAGCGGGATTTACTTCGGAGGAGATGAAATATATGGAGGAGTGTACCCCCTAACGAGCAAGCTCGCGATGATCGCAATAGTTATGCTGACTGCAGGGATAGGGTTTAAGCTGGGGATATTTCCATTCCAGTGGTGGATGGTTGATGTATATTCATTTGCCGATGGGAAGTCAGTTTCCCTCATAACTGGAGTGATAAAAGTAGGAGTAATTTTTGCGTTTACCAGGATGCTCTACTACACTTTCTACCTTTCCCCATCAAGCGTTGCTCTTCTCATGATTTCGATCTTAAGCATACTTACAATGACTTTTGGGAACTTTGCAGCATTTACTTCGAAAGTATTTCCGAGGATACTTGCATACAGTAGCATAGCGCAAATAGGATACATAATGGTAGGAATGGTCGGACTTCTAAACGGTGCAATTACCGGCAACCAAACTTTAGTGCTCTTCTCTTCTGCAGCTATAGCTGTTCAGGGTTTGAGCTACGCACTTTCAAAGTCTTTAAGCTTTTTAGTTTCCGGCAGATACGGTTCTATGGTGGAGCTTTCACAGCTTAAGGGTTTGTACAGAAGAGACCCTGTTGTCGCGTTCTCAATTATAGTTGCAATGCTCAACCTATTAGGCCTCCCGCCTCTCTTGGGATTTTGGGGAAAGGTTTATCTATTTCAGGCAGGACTAACCTATAGCATATGGCTTGTAGTAATTGCCATAATTAACAGCGGAATATCAAGCTTTTACTACGGAAGAATAATAGCCGAGATATTC harbors:
- a CDS encoding NADH-quinone oxidoreductase subunit J family protein, which produces MSVLNELPTIAYLVSFISLGLISIVLSLLIIKTKTLVYNAFILAGIALSVSALIAMLGFQVIAAIQIIVYVGAAVLFFIISLSMIGESKAESVDPAIPAVIGIVSFVVFYLVIYTVSSSMPAQPSPTILNGSDLSSYLLNEFAFPLIIASCGIIIASAFSIYLSKSIKRGGRKQ
- a CDS encoding NADH-quinone oxidoreductase subunit NuoK; translated protein: MIDIIMDVYKLVIAALLATGLTVILSSKSLVRMLIGAEVMFNGALLYLTYIASLVPVQGAVYSFFAIIIASSELLIAVSIVILYYRTHKTLEINVEQSEEEGR
- a CDS encoding complex I subunit 5 family protein gives rise to the protein MIQNLHLILLSVVLPIVLLALMVKLTKSEKGVYSSTISMYVLATILSLVPVALNGFTSTYYDGSFLSANYIGVFDFQVNIITYPIAITVLVLSMLTAYYSYPYMTGRLRAEGRETKTELSIFYFLLFMFTLSIYASILSTNLLEFYLFLEISLITSFILVNNYGYNDKRKVSLIYLVWTHVGAVLFLVGSLILGIYAATFDVYSGYASLKNIAQYIPSSVLAWSFYLIMIGLLVKSASFGFHLWLPYAYAEAPTPVSMAMSALFTGIAPYAIFRFVIPVFPSMFASFSKYLALWAAVSMIYGGLNALYESDFRRFLSYSSISQMGYLLLAVSTNSIYGYVGLLLHYISHAFGKELLFGSSGSMMLSLDGARDMRKMGGFSKVMPITANMALIGFFSISGMPPTIGFWSELFILRGAVDAFWEMGEFGATVLALIFIGFSLTIAYSFYNYKRVFHGPYLNEKRDVRENMTIVLSLIIVSLLAILMFIIAPAYSNALITFIGGVSAQ
- a CDS encoding NADH-quinone oxidoreductase subunit L — its product is MILSQLYFLAVLQIFIFASVIAMLSYSKRFEKVNSSLSIISLTISFLASLALLVDILANRESKVVSLASYPFIGFSLSFIYDPLSVIMMALVSFLSLLIAIYSTNYMKGDEGYNRYFVYFTFFVGSMMTVVSANNLILLFFGWEGTGLASYALIGHWRNDEEERMVGEPNRYVKNTPMFSYPSMSALRAILFTRVPDILMLIAIFILYLYGGSFEINVLMNKAPHILSSLYTSGILGLTMFMLSMGSLAKSAQFPLHEWLVTAMTGPTPVSALIHAATMVKAGVYFMLRISPLFIYGSSELISLGAPNSAGVLSAVHAFYYAIFLIGAVTAFALGSMALVAREAKLILAYSTASQLGYMFAGIGAAAFSSEPSIILTFVLAHLIAHAVFKAGLFLGAGTFIHEGGSRFIDEWPNLYRLKGSMSMMWLLVLSLAGIPPFLGFWTKDALVEGYLSTGLYIPVILLMTTILFTAFYSTRFLLYNYKFNKGSREVEEPPAYVLSTYSILALLSILLGIAWPFIVRGFSTFVTASFSAISSSYSIEIGLPMYVSLTIVVIALLLSLSAYLFNAINSKKVVEKIGPIEGFLSDRWYINVIYHNFGLLVAIIGKAIYRFFEKPYDKLMDVLVPAAGGKISVAFRKLHTGGLYLYIFYFILGALILLLISILW
- a CDS encoding NADH-quinone oxidoreductase subunit N; this translates as MLSSESLFLITIAIGFIGALSPLILSYSYKEKSYFGVLTALSSAYLFVQIILLSMLVFKVINVGYSLILGGKILLDGFAAIPSVFIAFIALVVLLAYASMADDLERYSIFTSVLFLGELGSILISESSSISMFLSSWILIVISSYIAIASEKSKLSSDAALKYSLMGVVSTAFIVLWLGSGIYFGGDEIYGGVYPLTSKLAMIAIVMLTAGIGFKLGIFPFQWWMVDVYSFADGKSVSLITGVIKVGVIFAFTRMLYYTFYLSPSSVALLMISILSILTMTFGNFAAFTSKVFPRILAYSSIAQIGYIMVGMVGLLNGAITGNQTLVLFSSAAIAVQGLSYALSKSLSFLVSGRYGSMVELSQLKGLYRRDPVVAFSIIVAMLNLLGLPPLLGFWGKVYLFQAGLTYSIWLVVIAIINSGISSFYYGRIIAEIFSSSEQQGEDMKLKAMRTYVIVLAILLIVLGLGLIQAMFSYMGIHYF